A genomic window from Populus alba chromosome 19, ASM523922v2, whole genome shotgun sequence includes:
- the LOC118051952 gene encoding disease resistance protein Roq1, with product MASVSFESHSSSSSSSRHGSTYDVFLSFRGADTRNNFTDHLYAALDQAGVYTFRDGNELPPGQEISPQLSRAIRESRISVVVFSKGYASSRWCLDELVKILECRHAMGQVLVPIFYDIDPSYVRKQKWNVGEALKRKEEDFEIEMERLKRWREALDEAGNISGWILKDMANGYESKFIQKIVEDVLHKLGPKCLDVAKYPVGIESRVDYIIDLLSIHSKDVRVVGVYGMPGIGKTTIAKAVFNQLCHGFEGSSFISNVKEKTVEQLQEQLLCDILKPNTWKIDNVSKGVNLMKDRFRHKRVFVVLDDVDQLKQLEALVRERNCLGPGSRVVITARDEHLLTQIEVDGKYHVKELHQHESLQLFSLHAFKDTHPEEDYVELSNAIVDYAGGVPLALEVLGSYLFRRNISVWKSAIKKLRKIPNRQIQKTLRISFDTLDDDKVKAMFLDIACFFIGWDKEYVVEILDGRGFFPDIGIDILIQRSLLSINDENELNMHDLIRDMGREIAREVSYDHPGKRNRIWLLEDALDVLNNQTGTDAVEGLALDVRASTVASLSTKSFTNMRHLKLLQINGAHLAGSYKLLPKELIWLCWLGCPMKSLPSDLQLNNLVVLDLQHSNIQELWKGTKILNKLKILNLSYSKLLVKTPNFQGLPSLEILKLTACTSLAKVHPSIGHLKRLVSLDLEGCCRLKTLPESICNLKSIETLNISLCSQLEKLPEFLGDMESLTELLANGTAIKQLPASTGYLKKLTRLSLVGYGYKHDLQSRSWFSRFSSWLSWRSCSTSIAMLPTPLTGLTSLKELDISYCGLPEASSSIDIGSLSCLEKLNLSGSKFSNLPSSIGHLLNLKDLWLRRCPNLFLSTSELPLSLTRLYACICSTMERVPVLGEKRLLVTSVGCLNLIEFRDKELLDTSSSILNFDDCNDLSNNYKETLAQELFKGEMCEISFSASEIPEWFSFRGEGSSLSFHLPSVLGSDGNQLQGLLIGVVFATSLEGSFAPCRTLLRNKSNGKVMFERSSSIKFDPSSTRNSWILSLPLIGGYRCAVKGVEELELNVEISSSGVEQCGVHLITKNNAVSNIGKLDRDIYSLARTDTKIVPSYHHQAVASSSPNEWLESCLTRELQRWKIYSAIRVSFGMDFIY from the exons ATGGCTTCTGTATCCTTTGAGTCTCATTCCTCTTCTTCATCCTCTTCTAGACATGGATCGACCTACGATGTCTTTTTGAGTTTTAGAGGAGCAGATACTCGCAACAATTTTACAGATCATCTTTATGCTGCCTTAGACCAAGCGGGAGTCTATACGTTTCGGGACGGTAATGAGCTACCTCCAGGACAGGAAATCTCACCACAACTCAGTAGGGCAATCCGAGAATCAAGGATTTCTGTAGTTGTTTTCTCCAAAGGCTATGCTTCTTCTAGATGGTGTCTTGACGAACTTGTAAAGATTCTTGAGTGTAGGCATGCCATGGGGCAGGTTCTTGTTCCTATATTCTATGATATCGATCCGTCATACGTGCGAAAACAGAAATGGAATGTTGGTGAAGCTcttaagagaaaagaagaagacttTGAGATTGAAATGGAGAGGTTGAAAAGGTGGAGAGAAGCACTTGATGAGGCCGGAAATATATCTGGATGGATTCTGAAGGATATGGCAAACGG GTATGAATCGAAATTTATTCAAAAGATTGTTGAAGATGTGTTGCATAAATTAGGTCCCAAATGCTTAGACGTTGCCAAGTATCCTGTAGGTATTGAGTCTCGCGTTGATTATATTATTGACCTGCTAAGCATCCACTCAAAAGATGTTCGAGTTGTGGGTGTGTATGGGATGCCAGGAATAGGTAAAACAACTATAGCGAAAGCTGTATTTAATCAACTATGTCATGGATTTGAGGGAAGCTCTTTTATTTCGaatgtcaaagaaaaaacagtAGAGCAATTACAAGAGCAGCTTCTTTGTGATATTTTGAAACCAAATACTTGGAAGATCGATAATGTTTCTAAAGGAGTCAATTTGATGAAAGATCGTTTTCGTCACAAAAGAgtttttgttgttcttgatgatgttgATCAACTTAAACAACTAGAAGCATTGGTGAGAGAGAGAAATTGTCTTGGTCCAGGAAGTAGAGTAGTCATTACAGCGAGAGATGAACATTTACTAACTCAAATTGAAGTGGATGGGAAATATCATGTTAAGGAATTGCATCAACATGAATCCCTTCAGCTTTTTAGTTTGCACGCCTTTAAGGACACTCATCCAGAGGAAGATTATGTGGAGCTATCGAATGCTATAGTTGACTATGCTGGAGGGGTTCCCTTAGCTCTTGAAGTTTTAGGTTCTTATTTGTTCAGAAGAAACATATCTGTATGGAAAAGTGCTATTAAGAAACTACGGAAAATTCCAAACAGACAAATTCAGAAAACACTTAGAATAAGTTTTGACACCTTGGATGATGATAAAGTGAAGGCCATGTTCCTCGATATTGCATGCTTTTTCATTGGCTGGGACAAAGAATATGTAGTAGAAATACTCGATGGTCGTGGCTTCTTTCCAGATATCGGCATTGATATTCTCATCCAAAGGTCGCTCTTGTCAATTAATGATGAAAATGAGTTAAACATGCATGACCTCATAAGAGACATGGGCAGGGAGATTGCTCGTGAAGTGTCATATGACCATCCTGGAAAACGCAACAGAATTTGGCTTCTTGAGGATGCCTTAGATGTCCTCAACAACCAGACG GGAACAGATGCTGTGGAGGGTCTCGCACTAGATGTTCGAGCATCAACAGTTGCATCTCTTAGCACAAAATCATTTACAAATATGAGACATTTGAAATTACTCCAAATCAATGGAGCACATCTTGCCGGAAGCTACAAGCTTCTACCAAAAGAGTTGATATGGCTTTGTTGGCTTGGATGCCCCATGAAATCTTTGCCATCTGATCTCCAGCTAAACAACCTTGTTGTTCTTGATTTGCAGCATAGTAACATCCAAGAACTTTGGAAGGGGACTAAG ATTCTCAATAAGCTTAAAATCCTCAATCTTAGCTATTCCAAGCTCCTTGTCAAAACACCAAACTTCCAAGGACTCCCTAGTTTGGAGATACTAAAACTTACAGCTTGCACGAGTTTGGCCAAGGTACATCCATCTATTGGACATTTAAAAAGGCTTGTTTCGTTGGATTTGGAGGGATGTTGCAGGCTAAAAACTCTTCCAGAAAGCATTTGCAACTTGAAATCCATTGAAACTCTAAATATTAGTCTGTGCTCACAACTTGAGAAATTGCCAGAATTCTTAGGTGATATGGAATCCTTAACTGAGTTGTTAGCAAATGGAACTGCAATTAAGCAACTTCCCGCTTCAACTGGGTATTTGAAGAAGCTAACAAGGTTATCATTGGTTGGATACGGCTACAAACATGATCTACAATCTAGATCATGGTTTTCTCGATTTTCTTCATGGCTTTCATGGCGAAGCTGTTCTACCTCCATAGCTATGCTACCAACTCCTTTAACTGGTTTGACCTCATTGAAAGAACTAGATATAAGTTATTGTGGTCTACCTGAAGCTTCAAGCTCCATTGATATTGGGAGTTTGTCCTGTCTTGAAAAGCTGAATTTGTCTGGGAGCAAATTCTCCAACCTGCCTTCTAGTATTGGGCACCTTCTTAATCTTAAGGATTTGTGGCTTCGTAGATGCCCAAATCTATTCCTATCAACCTCAGAACTTCCATTAAGTTTGACGAGGTTGTATGCTTGTATTTGCTCGACAATGGAAAGAGTGCCAGTTCTGGGAGAAAAGAGACTCTTAGTTACTTCAGTTGGGTGCCTAAATTTAATAGAGTTTCGGGACAAGGAACTTCTGGACACTAGCTCATCCATTTTGAACTTCGATGACTGCAAcgatttatcaaataattataaggAAACTCTTGCTCAG GAATTGTTCAAAGGTGAAATGTGTGAGATTAGCTTTTCTGCCAGTGAGATACCAGAATGGTTCAGCTTTCGGGGAGAAGGATCttcattatcatttcatttACCTTCAGTTTTAGGTTCAGATGGTAATCAACTCCAAGGGCTGCTTATTGGGGTTGTCTTTGCCACCTCTTTAGAAGGGTCATTTGCTCCGTGTAGAACTCTTTTAAGAAATAAGAGCAACGGTAAGGTAATGTTTGAAAGGTCCAGCAGCATCAAATTTGACCCAAGTTCCACTAGGAATTCTTGGATTCTGAGTCTGCCGTTGATTGGGGGGTATCGATGCGCAGTGAAAGGAGTGGAGGAATTGGAGCTGAATGTCGAAATAAGCTCCAGCGGAGTTGAACAGTGTGGGGTTCATctgataacaaaaaataatgctgTTTCAAATATTGGTAAGTTGGATCGTGACATTTACAGCCTTGCTCGAACAGATACAAAGATAGTTCCATCTTACCATCATCAAGCCGTAGCGTCTTCATCTCCTAATGAGTGGTTGGAAAGTTGTTTAACAAGGGAGTTgcaaagatggaaaatttaCTCCGCGATTAGGGTTTCATTTGGTATggattttatatattga
- the LOC118051954 gene encoding senescence-associated carboxylesterase 101, whose amino-acid sequence MSQHPLFISGLDLADLVVNSDLLELSCGAIKDLQTEAGSDQQDSCSLSLRYKLDKKSKYTLIAFTTSTLSRKELLQQGGDLVSSTTLMEMDLPVFDFLCTERNRSFSIHRGAITLFKAHFKELSQLKTQIHDSKTGELLRTPLIVTGHSIGGSVASLFTLWLLDNIKRNQPPPKLPLCITFGSPFIGNQGLRQAMLECLTWNSCFLHVVGNKDLFPKTSISHYDSTTQSAIEEYKAFGTFILCSEKGCACVDDLEVVSRLLEITRRQASCEAQEIDYYVEIVNDLKSKVIIRGNSQLDLSYVQPLKAGIILQLEAIGVEMTTQQQQRKVDNKNLISKLEEREKALMTERVQTMEPRKRLNQIKIKMAHLEWYHKICKTKGIGYYDCYKNQLGSSDRDVTRLKKFLTNYWKNFVEGVERKPQKEGAFIRGTWLYSGRNYRRMVEPLDIAEYYRDSDKRDYQTHGRSRHYILLEQWQEDDDAEKLKSSPKNKKKQNVAGILTEDSCFWAKVEDALISCKLLKSGTSSAVEKQSAKENLDMFEQYAMNQINNYAVSPEIFLKESSFMKWWKTFQEIIETSHDSPLCDFMKNGRYLQYEKGSTFLL is encoded by the exons ATGAGCCAACATCCTCT aTTTATCAGTGGACTAGATTTGGCAGACTTAGTGGTGAACTCTGATTTGCTCGAGCTATCATGCGGTGCTATAAAGGACCTTCAAACAGAAGCCGGTTCAGATCAGCAAGACTCTTGCAGTCTCTCCCTAAGATACAAGCTCGATAAGAAATCAAAGTATACCCTCATAGCCTTCACCACTTCTACTTTATCAAGGAAAGAACTTCTTCAACAGGGAGGAGATTTGGTTTCATCAACAACTCTCATGGAGATGGATTTACCTGTCTTTGACTTCTTATGCACTGAAAGAAACCGGTCGTTTTCCATTCATAGAGGTGCAATCACCCTTTTTAAAGCCCATTTTAAGGAGCTGTCCCAGCTCAAAACTCAG ATCCATGATTCAAAGACCGGTGAATTGCTGCGCACTCCATTAATTGTCACCGGACACTCAATTGGAGGATCGGTTGCTTCTCTATTTACCTTATGGCTTTTGGacaacataaaaagaaatcagCCACCTCCGAAGCTCCCCCTCTGCATCACTTTTGGCTCGCCATTTATTGGCAATCAAGGCCTCCGACAAGCAATGTTAGAATGTTTAACATGGAATTCTTGCTTTCTCCATGTCGTCGGCAACAAGGACCTATTTCCAAAAACTTCCATTTCCCACTACGATAGTACTACTCAATCTGCCATAGAGGAATACAAGGCTTTTGGTACATTTATATTGTGTTCTGAGAAGGGATGTGCCTGTGTTGATGACCTTGAGGTTGTTTCAAGGTTATTGGAAATCACAAGAAGGCAAGCTTCTTGTGAAGCACAGGAGATAGATTATTATGTTGAGATAGTGAATGATCTGAAATCTAAAGTTATCATCAGGGGGAATTCTCAGCTTGATCTATCATACGTGCAACCACTTAAGGCAGGAATAATCTTACAACTGGAGGCAATTGGAGTTGAAATGACCACCCAG CAACAACAGAGAAAGGTGGACAACAAAAATCTTATCTCCAAGttagaagaaagagaaaaggccCTAATGACAGAACGAGTGCAGACTATGGAGCCTAGAAAAAGATTAAACcagataaagataaaaatggcgCACCTAGAATGGTATCATAAGATTTGCAAGACTAAGGGGATAGGCTACTATGATTGTTACAAGAATCAACTCGGCAGCAGCGATAGGGATGTTACCAGGCTCAAGAAGTTTCTCACTAATTACTGGAAAAATTTTGTGGAGGGCGTGGAGAGAAAGCCTCAGAAAGAAGGTGCATTCATCCGGGGGACTTGGCTTTATTCTGGAAGAAACTATAGAAGAATGGTTGAGCCACTTGATATTGCTGAATATTATAGAGATAGTGATAAAAGAGACTATCAAACTCATGGAAGATCTAGGCATTACATTTTGCTGGAGCAATGGCAGGAGGATGATGATGCAGAGAAACTCAAAAGCTCaccaaagaacaagaagaaacaaaatgtgGCTGGCATTCTCACAGAGGATTCTTGTTTCTGGGCAAAAGTGGAGGATGCTCTCATTTCATGCAAGTTGTTGAAGTCTGGAACCTCAAGTGCTGTGGAGAAACAATCGGCAAAAGAGAATCTGGATATGTTTGAACAATATGCAATGAACCAAATCAATAACTATGCCGTATCTCCAGAAATTTTCTTGAAAGAAAGCAGTTTTATGAAATGGTGGAAAACGTTTCAGGAAATTATAGAAACATCCCACGATTCTCCACTCTGTGACTTCATGAAGAACGGAAGATATCTTCAATATGAGAAGGGTTCTACTTTCTTGCTGTAA